The DNA sequence GCGTGTCGCGCAGACGCTCGCCAAACTCCCCAGTGGCAGGAAGATCGTGCTGTATTCGGAGCACGAAACCCGCGCCCGGCTGGCCGTGCCCGATGTGCTGGCGATTGCCGAAGCGCCCGTCGCCCTGCTGACCGGCGGGCGGGAGGCCTGGAAAAAGGCCGGGCTGCCGCTGGAATCGAGCCCGGATACGCCGCCGGATTCAGAATGCCTCGATTTCCTGTTCTTCGTGCACGACCGCCATCACGGCAATCAGGATTCGATGCGCGCCTACCTGGCCTGGGAAGAACAGCTGCCGGCCCAGATCGCGGAGGACGGCGACGCGCGCTATCAGATTCCGGGCGCCTGACCGGGGGCTATTTACGCCACGGGAAGACGGCGCGCGGCGGCAGTGACGCGCCGTCGCCGATGGCGTCGGCGATGCGCAGCCCCTCGTTCCATTTCGCCATGCGTTCGGAGCGCGCGAAGGAGCCGACCTTGAGCTGCGGCGCGCCCCAGCCGACGGCCAGATGCACGATTGTCGTATCCTCGGTTTCGCCCGAGCGGGCCGAGACCACCGCCCCCCAGCCGGCGCCCCTTGCCGCATCGAAGGCCGCCTTCGCCTCGGTCAGCGTGCCCGCCTGGTTCGGTTTCACCAGCACCGAATTGCAGGCGCCCCGCGCGACCCCCCGGCGCACCCGGTCCGCATTCGTCACCAGGTAGTCGTCGCCGATGATCTGGATGCGGTCGCCGACGGCGGCGGTGAACGCGACCAGCCCCGCCTCGTCATCCTCGCCGAGCGGGTCTTCAACCGACACGATGGGGTAGCGGTCGACCCAGCCGACCAGCATCTCGGACAGAGCGTCGCTGTCCAGCGAGCGGTTTTCCAGCCCGAGCCGGTACTGCCCGCCCTTGCCGAATTCGGAAGCCGCGATATCCAGCGAGATCGACACCTCGTCGCCCGGCGTCAGCCCCGCCGCCTCGATGGACCGGACCAGCATGTCGAGCGCATCCTCATTGGTGTCGAAGGCGGGCCAGAATCCGCCCTCGTCGGCCACGCCCTGCAGCTTGCCCTGGTCCGCCATCAGCCGCCCCGCCGCCAGATAGACCCGCGCGGTCCAGTCCAGGGTCTGTTCGTAATCCGCCGCGCCCGTGGCGATGACCATGAAATCCTGCACATCGACCCGCCGGCCCGCATGCGCGCCGCCGCCGAAGATCTGGATTTCCGGCAGCGGCAGGGTATGCGCCCGCATTCCCCCCAGCCGCCGCCACAGCGGCGCGCCGTCCGACGCCGCCGCCGCATGCGCCACCGCCATGGAGGTCGCGACCGTGGCATTGCCGCCGAGGCGCGACTTGTCCGGCGTGCCGTCCAGCGCGATCAGAACCGCATCGACCGCATCCTGATCGTCGGCGTCGGCGCCTTCCAGCGCCGCGTCGATTTCGCCGTTGACCGCCGCCAGCGCGCGCCGCACGTCATGGCCGCCGAAGCTGTCGCCGCCGTCGCGCAGGTCGACGGCCTCGCCGCTGCCCGTGGACGCGCCCGCCGGCGCGATCGCCCGCCCCGTCGCGCCGTCCGCCAGGGTGACGGTGACCTCCACGGTAGGCCGGCCCCGCGAATCCCAGACCCTGCGCCCCGCCACATCCATTATCGCCATGTCGTTCATTTCCGTAATACCTCCCGCCAGCAGGCGCGTATTTCGCCGAGGCTTTCCACCGGCCCGTACAGCATGGCCCGCGCCGCGTTCCGCACCGTGTTTCTGTCTTTCTCGTCGGTCAGGTATTCGACCGGCGACTTGCCGTCGATCCGCGCCAGCAAAAGCCCCGGAAGCAGCCGCGCCGTGCGCGCGTCCAGTTCCGAGGGATCCTCCCAATCGACCCGCGCCAGGTAGCGCGCCGCCAGCACGCCGAACGAGTCGAGCAGCAATACGGACGAGGACGGCACCCACAGGCATTTGAGCAGCAGGTGATTGAGGCAGAACGCCAGATCGAAGGCCGGATCGCCATACCAGGCGCATTCCGCGTCAAGGAAGACCGGCCCTTCGGGACCGATCAGGATATTCTTGGGGCTGACATCGCCGTGCACCATCACATGCCGGGTTTCCGCCGTGACCTGGACAAGCCGCGCGAAGGTATCCG is a window from the Alphaproteobacteria bacterium genome containing:
- the eno gene encoding phosphopyruvate hydratase, which produces MNDMAIMDVAGRRVWDSRGRPTVEVTVTLADGATGRAIAPAGASTGSGEAVDLRDGGDSFGGHDVRRALAAVNGEIDAALEGADADDQDAVDAVLIALDGTPDKSRLGGNATVATSMAVAHAAAASDGAPLWRRLGGMRAHTLPLPEIQIFGGGAHAGRRVDVQDFMVIATGAADYEQTLDWTARVYLAAGRLMADQGKLQGVADEGGFWPAFDTNEDALDMLVRSIEAAGLTPGDEVSISLDIAASEFGKGGQYRLGLENRSLDSDALSEMLVGWVDRYPIVSVEDPLGEDDEAGLVAFTAAVGDRIQIIGDDYLVTNADRVRRGVARGACNSVLVKPNQAGTLTEAKAAFDAARGAGWGAVVSARSGETEDTTIVHLAVGWGAPQLKVGSFARSERMAKWNEGLRIADAIGDGASLPPRAVFPWRK